The Bradyrhizobium ottawaense genome window below encodes:
- a CDS encoding twin-arginine translocation signal domain-containing protein, translated as MSDETKAKVGRRDFLRKVGIGTVGAGATLATPLVGPAQADSENNDEKRKARYKESDHVKTYYRVNRYPA; from the coding sequence ATGAGTGACGAGACGAAAGCCAAGGTGGGACGCCGCGATTTCCTGCGCAAGGTCGGCATCGGCACGGTCGGCGCCGGCGCGACGCTCGCGACACCGCTGGTCGGGCCGGCACAAGCCGACAGCGAGAACAACGATGAGAAGCGCAAGGCGCGCTACAAGGAATCCGACCACGTAAAAACCTATTACCGCGTCAATCGCTATCCGGCTTGA
- a CDS encoding formate dehydrogenase subunit gamma: MASFGMFIRLAFGVCTLLLLVMAAPASAQQVNPTASSVKEQQLLQELNRIQGRVSIPDQRSGVLEQPQGREWREFRDVTLRWIGGIAIIGMTALIMIFYLTRGMVRLESGRSGRTIVRFNVFERFVHWMTATCFIILAISGLNITFGRPLLLPLIGFEAFSEWSQWAKYAHNYLSFPFTLGVVLIFLMWIGGNIPNKVDIEWAKRGGGLFGHDHPPANRFNGGQKAIYWIVVIGGGLVAATGYALMFPFYGTGIEGMQIAQVVHSVVAVLFVAAMLAHIYIGTIGMEGAFEAMGTGEVDVNWAREHHSLWFDQETARAGPNDGQSRPATEAAE, translated from the coding sequence ATGGCGTCATTTGGAATGTTCATTCGCCTGGCTTTCGGCGTCTGCACGCTGCTTCTCTTAGTGATGGCGGCGCCCGCGAGTGCTCAACAGGTCAATCCGACTGCAAGTTCGGTCAAGGAGCAGCAGCTTCTGCAGGAGCTGAACCGGATCCAGGGCCGGGTGAGCATTCCGGACCAGCGGTCCGGCGTCCTGGAGCAGCCACAGGGACGTGAGTGGCGCGAGTTCCGCGATGTCACGCTGCGCTGGATCGGTGGCATCGCGATCATCGGGATGACCGCCCTGATCATGATCTTCTATCTCACCCGCGGCATGGTCCGGCTGGAAAGTGGCCGATCGGGTCGTACCATTGTGCGCTTCAACGTCTTCGAGCGCTTCGTGCACTGGATGACGGCAACCTGCTTCATCATCCTGGCGATCTCCGGCCTCAACATCACCTTCGGCCGGCCGCTGCTCTTGCCGCTGATCGGCTTCGAGGCCTTTTCCGAATGGTCGCAATGGGCGAAGTACGCCCACAATTATCTGAGCTTCCCGTTCACGCTCGGCGTGGTCCTGATCTTCCTGATGTGGATTGGCGGCAACATTCCCAACAAGGTGGATATCGAATGGGCGAAACGTGGCGGCGGCTTGTTCGGGCATGACCATCCGCCGGCCAATCGCTTCAATGGCGGGCAGAAGGCGATTTACTGGATCGTCGTGATCGGCGGCGGGCTCGTCGCCGCGACCGGCTATGCGCTGATGTTTCCGTTCTACGGCACGGGGATCGAGGGCATGCAGATTGCCCAGGTGGTGCACTCCGTCGTGGCCGTCTTGTTTGTCGCGGCGATGCTCGCGCACATCTATATCGGCACGATCGGAATGGAAGGTGCGTTCGAGGCCATGGGCACGGGTGAGGTCGACGTCAATTGGGCTCGCGAGCACCATAGCCTCTGGTTCGACCAGGAGACGGCACGAGCGGGGCCAAACGACGGACAGTCACGACCCGCAACCGAGGCGGCCGAGTAA
- the fdh3B gene encoding formate dehydrogenase FDH3 subunit beta: MARMKFLCDADRCIECNACVTACKNEHEVPWGINRRRVVTINDGKPGERSISMACMHCTDAPCAAVCPVNCFYTTADAVVLHSKDLCIGCGYCFYACPFGAPQYPKVGNFGSRGKMDKCTFCAGGPEADGSKEEYEKYGANRLAEGKLPLCAEMCSTKSLLAGDGEIIAQIYKERVMKRGYGSGAWGWKTAYRETIES; the protein is encoded by the coding sequence ATGGCTCGAATGAAGTTTCTTTGCGACGCTGACCGGTGCATCGAATGCAACGCCTGCGTCACGGCGTGCAAGAACGAACACGAGGTGCCCTGGGGCATCAACCGGCGCCGCGTCGTCACCATCAACGACGGCAAACCGGGCGAGCGCTCGATCTCGATGGCCTGCATGCACTGCACGGACGCGCCTTGCGCGGCCGTGTGTCCGGTGAACTGTTTCTACACCACGGCGGATGCCGTGGTGCTGCACTCCAAGGATCTCTGCATCGGCTGCGGCTATTGCTTCTACGCCTGTCCCTTCGGGGCGCCGCAATATCCGAAGGTTGGCAATTTCGGCTCGCGCGGCAAGATGGACAAATGCACCTTTTGCGCGGGCGGCCCCGAGGCCGACGGCAGCAAGGAAGAATACGAGAAATACGGTGCGAACCGGCTGGCCGAAGGCAAGCTGCCGCTCTGCGCCGAAATGTGCTCGACCAAGTCGTTGCTCGCCGGCGACGGCGAGATCATTGCCCAGATCTACAAAGAGCGGGTCATGAAGCGCGGCTATGGTTCGGGCGCGTGGGGCTGGAAGACCGCCTATCGCGAGACGATCGAATCTTGA
- a CDS encoding formate dehydrogenase subunit alpha gives MLIKRTHQRSDRRGSVAESLAGQAGGLDRRSFLRRSGLAGGALAALSTMPIGSVRKAEAAVAGPLAAGAVVKKSICTHCAVGCTVTAEVLNGVWIGQEPSWDSPINRGSHCAKGASVRELVHSDRRLRYPMKLVNGQWTRVSWDTAVNEIGDLLLQVREKSGSDSVYWLGSAKMTNEGSYLFRKLGAFWGTNNTDHQARICHSTTVTGVANTWGYGAMTNSINDMRNSKTMLFIGSNAAEAHPVSMQHLLESKELNKANFIVFDPRLTRTAAHATEYVRIRPGTDIPVLYGMMWHILKNGWEDKEFIASRVYGFDDLRKEVEKWNPQEVERVTGVPAAQLERVAKMFATVKPATIIWCMGQTQHTVGTANVRASCIALLMTGNVGKAGAGANILRGHDNVQGATDVGLDIVTLPFYYGLAEGAWKHWSRVWEVDYEYLVSRFDEKKQMETPGIPLTRWFDAALLPKADVAQKDNVKAVFVQGHASNSITRIPESMKGLKALDLLVIADPHPTTWASLAVEAGRKDGVYILPVATQFECSGSRVASNRSMQWGEQIVKPIFESKDDLEVIYLMAKKFGFADKMFKNIKVENNLPLAEDVLREINRGSWSTGYCGQSPERIKAHMKNQNKFDLVTMRAPKDDPEVGGDYYGLPWPCWGSPEVKHPGSPLLYNNNLHVMDGGGAFRPRFGIEREEKLPDGTTRKVSLLADKSFSKGSEIEDGYPEFTLASLKKLGWDKDLTEAEMATIQKVNAANPDAVSWALDLSGGIQRVALKHGCVPFGNGKARMNAFGLPDPIPVHREPIYTPRVDLVEKYPTLPDAKQFRLPNIGFSVQKAAVEKGIAKQFPLILSSGRLVEYEGGGEETRTNPWLAELQQDMFIEISVADAADRGIKDGGWVWVSGAENNSRARMKALVTERVGKGVAWMPFHFGGWLGGADLRKNYPAGTDPIVLGESANTITSYGYDPATGMQEPKVTLCQIVAA, from the coding sequence GTGCTTATCAAGCGAACACACCAGCGTTCCGATCGTCGCGGCTCCGTCGCTGAATCCCTTGCGGGTCAGGCCGGCGGTCTGGATCGCCGTTCCTTCCTGCGCAGGTCCGGCCTTGCCGGCGGCGCGCTTGCGGCACTCAGCACCATGCCGATCGGCAGTGTGCGCAAGGCGGAAGCCGCGGTGGCCGGACCGCTCGCGGCCGGGGCCGTCGTCAAGAAGAGCATCTGCACTCATTGCGCCGTCGGATGCACGGTGACCGCGGAAGTGCTCAACGGCGTCTGGATCGGCCAGGAGCCGAGCTGGGATTCGCCGATCAACCGCGGCTCACATTGTGCGAAAGGTGCCTCCGTACGCGAGCTCGTGCACAGTGATCGGCGGTTGCGCTATCCGATGAAGCTTGTGAACGGCCAATGGACGCGCGTGTCCTGGGACACCGCGGTGAACGAGATCGGCGACTTGCTCTTACAGGTTCGCGAAAAATCGGGCAGCGATTCCGTCTACTGGCTCGGTTCCGCCAAGATGACGAACGAGGGCTCCTATCTGTTCCGCAAGCTCGGCGCGTTCTGGGGGACCAACAACACCGACCACCAGGCGCGTATCTGCCATTCCACCACGGTCACGGGCGTCGCCAATACCTGGGGCTACGGTGCCATGACCAACAGCATCAACGACATGCGCAACTCCAAGACGATGCTGTTCATCGGTAGCAATGCCGCGGAGGCGCATCCCGTCAGCATGCAGCATCTCCTGGAATCGAAGGAGCTCAACAAGGCGAACTTCATCGTCTTCGATCCGCGCCTGACCCGCACCGCGGCCCATGCCACCGAATATGTTCGGATCCGTCCCGGCACGGACATTCCCGTGCTCTACGGCATGATGTGGCACATCCTGAAGAACGGCTGGGAGGACAAGGAGTTCATCGCCTCGCGCGTCTACGGTTTCGACGATTTGCGCAAGGAGGTCGAGAAGTGGAATCCGCAGGAGGTCGAACGCGTCACCGGCGTGCCCGCTGCGCAGCTCGAACGCGTCGCCAAGATGTTCGCGACCGTGAAGCCCGCGACCATCATCTGGTGCATGGGGCAGACCCAGCACACCGTCGGCACGGCCAATGTGCGGGCGAGCTGCATCGCGCTGCTGATGACCGGCAATGTCGGCAAGGCGGGCGCCGGTGCCAACATCCTGCGCGGCCATGACAACGTGCAAGGCGCAACCGACGTTGGCCTCGATATCGTGACCCTGCCGTTCTATTACGGCCTTGCGGAAGGCGCCTGGAAGCACTGGTCGCGGGTCTGGGAGGTCGACTACGAGTACCTGGTCTCCCGCTTCGACGAGAAGAAGCAGATGGAGACCCCAGGCATCCCGCTGACGCGATGGTTCGATGCTGCGCTGTTGCCGAAGGCCGACGTTGCACAGAAGGACAACGTCAAGGCCGTATTCGTGCAAGGCCACGCCAGCAACAGCATCACCCGCATTCCGGAATCGATGAAGGGTTTGAAGGCACTGGACCTGCTGGTGATCGCGGATCCGCACCCGACCACCTGGGCGTCGCTCGCGGTCGAGGCCGGACGGAAGGACGGCGTCTATATCCTGCCTGTCGCCACGCAATTCGAATGCTCGGGATCGCGCGTCGCCTCCAACCGCTCGATGCAGTGGGGCGAGCAGATCGTCAAGCCGATCTTCGAATCCAAGGACGATCTCGAGGTCATCTACCTGATGGCGAAGAAGTTCGGATTCGCCGACAAGATGTTCAAGAACATCAAGGTCGAGAACAACCTTCCGCTCGCGGAGGACGTGCTCCGCGAGATCAACCGCGGAAGCTGGTCGACCGGCTATTGCGGCCAGTCGCCGGAGCGCATCAAGGCGCATATGAAGAACCAGAACAAATTCGATCTGGTGACGATGCGCGCGCCGAAGGACGATCCGGAGGTCGGCGGCGACTATTACGGCCTGCCTTGGCCGTGTTGGGGCTCGCCGGAGGTGAAACATCCCGGCTCGCCGCTGCTCTACAACAACAATTTGCATGTCATGGACGGCGGCGGCGCTTTCCGCCCACGCTTCGGCATCGAGCGCGAGGAAAAACTGCCGGACGGCACGACGCGGAAGGTGAGCCTGCTTGCCGACAAATCCTTTTCCAAGGGGTCGGAGATCGAGGACGGCTACCCCGAGTTCACGCTGGCAAGCCTGAAGAAGCTCGGCTGGGACAAGGATCTCACCGAGGCTGAAATGGCGACGATCCAGAAGGTCAACGCGGCTAATCCGGATGCCGTATCCTGGGCACTCGACCTCTCAGGCGGCATCCAGCGCGTCGCGCTGAAGCACGGCTGCGTGCCCTTCGGCAACGGCAAGGCGCGCATGAACGCGTTCGGTCTGCCGGACCCGATTCCGGTGCATCGTGAACCGATCTATACGCCGCGCGTCGACCTGGTGGAGAAGTATCCGACCCTGCCTGACGCCAAGCAGTTCCGTCTGCCCAATATCGGCTTCTCCGTGCAGAAGGCGGCGGTCGAAAAGGGGATCGCAAAGCAGTTTCCGCTCATCCTCTCCTCGGGGCGGCTGGTGGAGTATGAGGGGGGCGGGGAGGAGACGCGCACCAATCCCTGGCTCGCGGAATTGCAGCAGGACATGTTCATCGAGATCAGCGTCGCCGATGCCGCCGATCGCGGCATCAAGGACGGCGGCTGGGTCTGGGTGAGCGGCGCCGAAAACAATTCGCGCGCCCGGATGAAGGCGCTGGTTACGGAGCGTGTCGGCAAGGGCGTGGCCTGGATGCCGTTCCACTTCGGCGGCTGGCTGGGCGGCGCCGACCTGCGCAAGAACTATCCGGCCGGCACCGACCCGATCGTGCTCGGTGAGAGCGCCAACACCATCACGAGCTACGGCTACGACCCGGCGACGGGCATGCAGGAGCCGAAGGTCACGCTTTGTCAGATCGTCGCGGCTTGA
- a CDS encoding molecular chaperone TorD family protein: MRDDGLDRAIDAAGGIAELARKIGISQPSVSNWTKVPAQRVVAVEAATGVARNDLRPDLYSEQAFSAEPLDPVDAARAQEYALLATLLSAPPSRRLLDQLSMLTGDATPLGRAHVALAEAASSAVAAKAEREYFDLFVGLGRGELLPYASYYLTGFLNERPLSRLRADMAALGIERVANNSEPEDHAAILCEIMSGFADGSLDASPEAQRAFFEKHVSPWIGRLFADMESTDNARFYRVVGALGRAFIEIETEAFTFAN; the protein is encoded by the coding sequence GTGCGGGATGACGGTCTTGATCGCGCGATCGATGCCGCGGGCGGCATAGCCGAGCTTGCGCGCAAAATCGGCATCAGCCAGCCATCCGTCTCGAACTGGACCAAGGTACCCGCACAACGGGTGGTTGCAGTCGAAGCCGCCACCGGCGTAGCTCGCAACGATCTGCGGCCCGATCTCTACAGCGAACAGGCCTTCTCCGCAGAACCACTCGATCCCGTCGATGCGGCGCGCGCGCAGGAATACGCGCTTCTGGCAACGCTTCTATCTGCGCCACCGTCGCGACGATTGCTCGACCAGCTTTCCATGTTGACGGGCGACGCGACGCCGCTCGGGCGCGCGCATGTTGCGCTGGCTGAGGCGGCCTCAAGCGCTGTCGCGGCGAAAGCCGAGCGCGAATATTTCGACCTGTTCGTCGGGCTCGGCCGCGGGGAATTGCTGCCCTATGCCTCGTACTACCTCACCGGCTTCCTCAACGAGCGGCCGTTGTCACGGCTGCGCGCGGATATGGCCGCGCTCGGCATCGAGCGGGTCGCCAACAATTCCGAGCCCGAGGATCACGCCGCCATCCTCTGCGAGATCATGTCGGGCTTTGCCGACGGCAGCCTCGACGCCTCGCCGGAGGCTCAACGCGCCTTTTTTGAAAAACACGTGTCGCCCTGGATCGGGCGGCTGTTCGCCGACATGGAAAGCACCGACAACGCCCGATTCTATCGGGTCGTGGGGGCGCTCGGCCGTGCCTTTATCGAGATCGAGACGGAAGCATTCACATTCGCCAACTGA
- a CDS encoding DUF3305 domain-containing protein translates to MSPAALPLLSIPVGVVVERRKADSPWVDFIWRGVAILPDEPAMRPWTVLREQDGTTLFYAGSATVDLYPSETARYRDNLASGSPSIWTVLSPSEGVWPYVVTTVTADPSEGEGFTEAADNLVEAVPMPEVLREAIESFIVEHHVEREFVKRKRRRADPEALARREHEGGQE, encoded by the coding sequence ATGAGCCCCGCGGCGCTGCCATTGCTGTCGATTCCGGTCGGTGTCGTGGTCGAGCGGCGCAAGGCCGACTCCCCTTGGGTCGATTTCATCTGGCGTGGCGTCGCCATCCTGCCGGACGAGCCCGCCATGAGACCCTGGACCGTGCTTCGCGAGCAGGACGGCACGACGCTGTTCTATGCCGGAAGCGCGACCGTGGATCTTTATCCCTCCGAGACGGCGCGCTATCGCGACAATCTCGCCTCCGGCAGTCCGAGCATCTGGACCGTGCTGTCCCCTTCGGAAGGCGTGTGGCCCTATGTCGTCACGACCGTTACCGCCGATCCCTCGGAAGGCGAGGGCTTTACCGAGGCTGCCGACAATCTCGTCGAGGCGGTGCCGATGCCGGAGGTGCTGAGGGAGGCGATTGAAAGCTTCATTGTCGAGCACCATGTTGAGCGGGAATTCGTCAAGCGCAAGCGGCGCCGGGCTGACCCCGAGGCGCTCGCCCGGCGCGAACATGAAGGCGGACAGGAATGA
- a CDS encoding DUF3306 domain-containing protein has translation MSEEEFLARWSRRKRESRPEPAKPAEAQPAPPPEAKDGAKDVAKDGESEFDLSSLPSIDEINAATDVTAFLRKGIPQELSRAALRRAWVADPAIRDFVGLAENAWDFNDPTAMPGFGPLDCTSEELAALVDRVIGGVREVAESLPDALGESADSSEELHQADTSAALEAPEQANAPELPTAPVAAQPIVAERNADFAEPVMPRTHGGALPS, from the coding sequence ATGAGCGAGGAAGAGTTCCTTGCGCGTTGGTCCCGCCGCAAGCGCGAGTCGCGACCAGAGCCGGCGAAGCCTGCCGAGGCGCAGCCCGCGCCGCCGCCCGAGGCCAAGGATGGTGCAAAGGACGTTGCGAAGGACGGCGAGAGCGAGTTCGACCTCTCAAGCCTGCCATCGATCGACGAGATCAACGCTGCGACCGACGTCACCGCGTTCCTGCGCAAGGGTATTCCACAGGAGTTGAGCCGTGCGGCCCTTCGCCGCGCTTGGGTCGCCGATCCTGCCATCCGCGACTTCGTCGGGCTTGCGGAGAACGCATGGGATTTCAACGACCCGACCGCAATGCCGGGATTTGGACCGCTGGATTGTACCTCGGAAGAACTGGCGGCTCTCGTCGATCGCGTCATTGGCGGTGTGCGCGAAGTGGCAGAGTCATTGCCCGATGCGCTTGGTGAATCAGCGGATTCTTCGGAGGAATTGCATCAAGCCGACACGAGCGCTGCCCTCGAGGCTCCTGAGCAGGCGAATGCGCCGGAACTGCCAACAGCCCCTGTTGCAGCGCAACCGATCGTGGCGGAGAGAAACGCGGATTTTGCCGAGCCCGTCATGCCGCGCACGCATGGTGGTGCACTGCCGTCCTGA